A region from the Bacteroidota bacterium genome encodes:
- a CDS encoding CPBP family intramembrane metalloprotease produces the protein MFKALSPLRFFVVVMIYFVLLLGITIWSSFGDMSLDMDNKETLFLMKVAQAVSVIMVFILPACMFVLFFSTDKLHYFLLHRSPPFLFVVISCVLIITALPLIAYLEGLNKAVTMPAVFSEIETWMKASELKIQQIEEAFLKDQSVGDLLMNLFVIAFMAAFSEELFFRGLIQRSMLNLSKNVHLSVWITAILFSAFHMQFYGFIPRVLLGAVLGYTYVWSGSLWTSIIIHFLNNGLVLVLIYLVNTGYLPKEVEQMGMESDKVTLSWALSSLAMVLMSMFLLYRLKKPVQYVT, from the coding sequence ATGTTCAAGGCGTTGAGCCCGCTTCGTTTTTTTGTAGTTGTTATGATCTACTTTGTTTTGCTGCTTGGGATCACGATCTGGAGCTCATTCGGCGATATGTCTTTGGATATGGATAACAAGGAAACCCTGTTCCTGATGAAGGTTGCGCAAGCTGTGAGTGTTATTATGGTGTTCATTCTTCCTGCATGCATGTTTGTCCTGTTTTTTTCCACTGATAAACTGCACTATTTTTTATTACACAGGTCTCCTCCATTTCTTTTTGTTGTTATAAGTTGTGTTTTAATTATTACAGCCCTTCCGCTCATTGCGTACCTGGAAGGGCTAAATAAGGCTGTGACCATGCCGGCCGTTTTTTCAGAAATTGAGACCTGGATGAAGGCCAGCGAATTGAAGATACAACAGATTGAGGAAGCATTTTTGAAGGATCAATCTGTCGGCGATCTGTTAATGAACCTCTTTGTTATTGCCTTTATGGCAGCATTCAGCGAAGAGTTATTTTTCAGGGGACTAATTCAGCGATCCATGCTTAACCTTTCAAAAAATGTTCATTTATCGGTTTGGATCACAGCAATTTTATTCAGCGCCTTTCATATGCAGTTTTACGGATTTATACCAAGGGTATTGCTGGGGGCTGTATTGGGATATACTTACGTTTGGAGCGGTTCGTTATGGACAAGTATAATCATTCATTTTTTGAACAACGGGCTGGTTTTGGTGCTCATTTATCTGGTGAACACGGGATATTTACCAAAGGAGGTAGAACAAATGGGAATGGAAAGCGATAAAGTAACATTAAGCTGGGCATTATCAAGTTTGGCAATGGTTTTAATGAGTATGTTTTTATTATACAGGTTAAAGAAGCCGGTACAATATGTTACCTGA
- the dusB gene encoding tRNA dihydrouridine synthase DusB → MIKIGNIELGEFPLLLAPMEDVSDPPFRFVCKQHGADLMYTEFISSEGLIRDAVKSVHKLDIFEYERPIGIQLFGSDINSMREAGSIADKANPDLIDINYGCPVKAVACKGAGAALLQNVPKMVEMTSEIVKIATRPVTVKTRLGWDDNTKNVVEVAERLQDVGIAALTVHGRTRKQMYKGQADWTLIAEIKNNPRIRIPIFGNGDADSPEKVKLMKDTYGIDGVMIGRGSIGHPWIFNEVKHFLKTGTHLTPPTIEDRVSVCKTHLQKSIEWKGEKLGVIEMRRHYANYFKGLDHFKEYRMKLVTLYDANEIFGILEEVVNHYGQLQAV, encoded by the coding sequence TTGATAAAAATAGGTAATATAGAACTTGGTGAATTCCCTCTGCTCCTCGCGCCAATGGAAGATGTGAGTGATCCTCCCTTTCGTTTTGTGTGCAAACAGCACGGTGCCGACCTGATGTATACTGAATTTATTTCTTCAGAAGGCCTGATCCGTGACGCGGTTAAAAGTGTACATAAGCTCGATATATTTGAATACGAACGCCCCATTGGCATACAACTTTTTGGCAGCGATATCAATTCTATGCGCGAAGCGGGAAGCATTGCCGACAAAGCAAACCCCGACCTGATCGATATTAACTACGGTTGTCCTGTTAAAGCGGTGGCCTGTAAAGGTGCAGGTGCCGCATTATTACAGAATGTTCCGAAAATGGTGGAAATGACGAGTGAGATCGTTAAGATCGCCACCCGACCTGTAACCGTTAAAACCCGATTGGGATGGGATGACAATACAAAAAACGTGGTTGAAGTGGCCGAACGGCTGCAGGATGTGGGAATAGCCGCTTTAACCGTACACGGACGCACCCGTAAACAAATGTACAAGGGGCAGGCCGACTGGACACTTATAGCGGAAATAAAGAATAACCCGCGCATACGCATTCCCATATTCGGCAATGGCGATGCGGATTCTCCTGAAAAGGTGAAGCTGATGAAAGATACCTATGGAATTGATGGAGTAATGATCGGTCGTGGCAGCATTGGCCACCCGTGGATATTCAACGAAGTAAAGCACTTTTTAAAAACAGGAACACACCTTACTCCTCCCACCATTGAAGACAGAGTAAGTGTTTGCAAAACTCACCTTCAAAAATCAATTGAATGGAAAGGTGAAAAGCTTGGCGTAATTGAAATGCGCAGACACTACGCGAATTATTTTAAGGGACTCGATCATTTTAAGGAATACAGAATGAAACTGGTGACACTGTATGATGCAAATGAAATTTTTGGTATTCTGGAAGAAGTCGTGAATCACTATGGCCAGCTTCAGGCTGTTTGA